One genomic segment of Arachis duranensis cultivar V14167 chromosome 4, aradu.V14167.gnm2.J7QH, whole genome shotgun sequence includes these proteins:
- the LOC107485699 gene encoding F-box/kelch-repeat protein At3g06240-like, translated as MTLPPELLEIIFLRLPVRSLIQFKCVCKQWRSLISDPYFAKLHYDVAIAPTHNNNTKLLYLSSDFSRACCVKTEPSIHHDYPFKLQETYKNHSLRIIGSCRGFVLLRNYKPKPVLILWNPATGSHVRVPYPNNSSNSEFPCPDFFCHGVVYEKSNDDYLVIMGSVRPLKRKPEWKFFSVRSNSWKEIEGGDCFTPNISMGHQLGLLYNEAIHWLAVYNGSDYPRGIVIVAFDIATKTLSMIPLPYPQDPSQWELSLVGGAGFFGICMLNEFWPYIFVMKEYKVESSWILIDMLLPSDNTMIPLCFTQSGDVVWMNRINKDLIKFGKLGSNEEELQEFKLDFCDKDTVLVMFNESLLSLPSSCRQEE; from the coding sequence ATGACTCTCCCTCCAGAGTTGttagaaataatttttctaaGGTTGCCGGTGAGGTCCCTTATTCAATTCAAGTGCGTGTGTAAGCAATGGCGTTCTCTGATTTCTGATCCCTACTTCGCAAAATTGCATTATGATGTCGCCATTGCACCCACTCACAACAATAATACTAAGCTCCTCTATTTGTCAAGCGATTTTTCTAGGGCTTGTTGTGTGAAAACAGAACCATCAATTCATCATGATTATCCTTTTAAGCTTCAAGAAACTTACAAGAACCATAGCTTGAGGATTATTGGTTCATGCAGAGGCTTTGTACTGTTGCGAAACTACAAGCCTAAGCCGGTTCTCATTCTTTGGAATCCAGCAACTGGTTCTCATGTAAGAGTTCCATATCCAAATAACTCCTCGAATTCGGAGTTTCCTTGTCCAGATTTCTTTTGCCATGGTGTTGTGTATGAAAAATCCAATGATGACTATTTAGTAATCATGGGATCGGTTCGACCTCTAAAGCGAAAACCCGAGTGGAAGTTTTTCTCTGTGAGAAGCAATTCATGGAAGGAAATTGAAGGTGGTGATTGCTTTACTCCAAATATTTCTATGGGTCATCAACTAGGATTGTTATACAATGAAGCTATTCATTGGTTAGCGGTGTATAATGGCAGTGATTACCCGCGAGGTATCGTAATTGTTGCCTTTGATATCGCAACGAAAACTCTATCAATGATTCCCTTACCGTACCCACAAGATCCTAGTCAGTGGGAGTTAAGCCTCGTTGGAGGCGCAGGATTCTTTGGGATATGTATGTTGAACGAGTTTTGGCCGTATATATTTGTGATGAAAGAATACAAAGTGGAGTCATCTTGGATTTTAATAGATATGTTACTTCCTTCCGATAATACAATGATTCCTTTGTGTTTTACTCAAAGCGGGGATGTTGTATGGATGAATAGGATTAACAAAGATCTAATAAAATTCGGAAAATTGGGGAGCAACGAAGAAGAATTACAAGAGTTCAAACTGGATTTTTGTGATAAAGATACAGTTTTAGTCATGTTTAATGAGTCTTTGTTGTCACTTCCAAGTAGCTGTAGACAGGAAGAGTAG
- the LOC107485720 gene encoding 60S ribosomal protein L10 has translation MGRRPARCYRQIKNKPYPKSRFCRGVPDPKIRIYDVGMKKKGVDEFPFCVHLVSWEKENVSSEALEAARIACNKYMAKFAGKDAFHLRVRVHPFHVLRINKMLSCAGADRLQTGMRGAFGKPQGTCARVAIGQVLLSVRCKDSNSHHAQEALRRAKFKFPGRQKIIISRKWGFTKFSRADYLKFKSENRIMPDGVNAKLLGCHGPLANRQPGRAFLPPSATA, from the exons ATGGGGAGGA GACCTGCTAGGTGTTATCGACAAATTAAAAACAAGCCATACCCCAAGTCACGGTTTTGCCGTGGTGTTCCTGATCCCAAGATCAGGATTTATGATGTGGGTATGAAGAAGAAGGGTGTGGATGAGTTCCCTTTCTGTGTCCACCTTGTTAGTTGGGAGAAGGAAAATGTCTCAAGTGAGGCACTGGAAGCTGCTAGGATTGCCTGCAACAAGTATATGGCAAAGTTTGCCGGAAAGGATGCTTTCCACTTGAGAGTCAGGGTTCATCCATTCCATGTTCTTAGGATCAACAAGATGCTTTCATGTGCTGGAGCCGATAGGCTTCAAACTGGAATGAGAGGTGCATTTGGAAAGCCACAGGGGACATGTGCCAGGGTGGCCATTGGGCAGGTCCTTCTTTCTGTTCGCTGCAAGGACAGCAACAGCCATCATGCACAGGAGGCTCTCCGTCGTGCTAAGTTCAAGTTCCCTGGTCGTCAAAAGATTATTATTAGCAGGAAGTG GGGATTCACCAAGTTTAGCCGAGCTGATTATCTGAAATTCAAGTCAGAGAATAGGATTATGCCTGATGGTGTgaatgcaaag CTCCTTGGGTGCCATGGACCATTGGCTAATCGTCAACCTGGAAGAGCATTTTTGCCGCCCAGTGCAACCGCTTAG
- the LOC127746747 gene encoding G-type lectin S-receptor-like serine/threonine-protein kinase RKS1 isoform X2: MLRYWFLKAKKQGRRTDRKYSFRLSFEDFTNLQEFDSTQNSDLPFFDLSSIAAATDYFSPDNKLGQGGFGSVYKGLLNNGKEIALHECLDAAIPAMTLLVGANLVKGLEGVKKQLPLVIGITIVRFIVLPAIGI, from the exons ATGTTGCGCTATTGGTTTCTGAAAGCCAAGAAACAAG GGAGAAGAACGGATCGCAAGTATTCATTTCGTCTTAGTTTTGAGGACTTTACCAATCTACAAGAATTTGATAGTACGCAAAATTCAGATTTACCATTCTTTGATCTAAGCTCAATAGCTGCTGCAACAGATTATTTCTCCCCTGACAATAAACTTGGTCAAGGTGGATTTGGTTCTGTATATAAG GGGCTATTAAATAATGGAAAGGaaattgcattgcatgagtgcCT GGATGCAGCAATTCCAGCAATGACCTTGTTGGTTGGTGCAAATCTTGTTAAGG GTTTAGAGGGAGTAAAAAAGCAACTTCCACTTGTTATTGGGATTACTATAGTTAGATTTATTGTCTTGCCAGCAATAGGTATATGA
- the LOC127746747 gene encoding G-type lectin S-receptor-like serine/threonine-protein kinase RKS1 isoform X1, whose amino-acid sequence MFVYLCDCRSFRKLSRLQTLTTISSAKKQGRRTDRKYSFRLSFEDFTNLQEFDSTQNSDLPFFDLSSIAAATDYFSPDNKLGQGGFGSVYKGLLNNGKEIALHECLDAAIPAMTLLVGANLVKGLEGVKKQLPLVIGITIVRFIVLPAIGI is encoded by the exons ATGTTTGTCTATCTATGTGATTGCAGATCTTTCAGAAAGCTATCTCGTCTTCAAACGCTTACAACGATCAGTTCAG CCAAGAAACAAG GGAGAAGAACGGATCGCAAGTATTCATTTCGTCTTAGTTTTGAGGACTTTACCAATCTACAAGAATTTGATAGTACGCAAAATTCAGATTTACCATTCTTTGATCTAAGCTCAATAGCTGCTGCAACAGATTATTTCTCCCCTGACAATAAACTTGGTCAAGGTGGATTTGGTTCTGTATATAAG GGGCTATTAAATAATGGAAAGGaaattgcattgcatgagtgcCT GGATGCAGCAATTCCAGCAATGACCTTGTTGGTTGGTGCAAATCTTGTTAAGG GTTTAGAGGGAGTAAAAAAGCAACTTCCACTTGTTATTGGGATTACTATAGTTAGATTTATTGTCTTGCCAGCAATAGGTATATGA
- the LOC127746747 gene encoding G-type lectin S-receptor-like serine/threonine-protein kinase RKS1 isoform X3, with translation MEGRRTDRKYSFRLSFEDFTNLQEFDSTQNSDLPFFDLSSIAAATDYFSPDNKLGQGGFGSVYKGLLNNGKEIALHECLDAAIPAMTLLVGANLVKGLEGVKKQLPLVIGITIVRFIVLPAIGI, from the exons ATGGAAGGGAGAAGAACGGATCGCAAGTATTCATTTCGTCTTAGTTTTGAGGACTTTACCAATCTACAAGAATTTGATAGTACGCAAAATTCAGATTTACCATTCTTTGATCTAAGCTCAATAGCTGCTGCAACAGATTATTTCTCCCCTGACAATAAACTTGGTCAAGGTGGATTTGGTTCTGTATATAAG GGGCTATTAAATAATGGAAAGGaaattgcattgcatgagtgcCT GGATGCAGCAATTCCAGCAATGACCTTGTTGGTTGGTGCAAATCTTGTTAAGG GTTTAGAGGGAGTAAAAAAGCAACTTCCACTTGTTATTGGGATTACTATAGTTAGATTTATTGTCTTGCCAGCAATAGGTATATGA